A genomic region of Thunnus maccoyii chromosome 13, fThuMac1.1, whole genome shotgun sequence contains the following coding sequences:
- the LOC121910005 gene encoding tumor necrosis factor receptor superfamily member 5-like isoform X2 codes for MEDQNQKNCSGTSGTDTVCDDCQPGYFSQDGVNCTAWTICAETQVMVKEGTQTNDVVCGSASRNRYFLFLPLSLFSSLTLVLMSRVQDVQGKDCFHKDFDSPVILVLCVASYVDKIQNICSFECQHDN; via the exons ATGGAGGACCAGAACCAAAAGAACTGCTCTG GAACCAGCGGAACTGATACAGTGTGTGACGACTGTCAGCCGGGCTATTTTTCACAGGATGGTGTGAACTGCACAGCTTGGACAAT TTGCGCAGAAACTCAAGTGATGGTCAAAGAAGGAACCCAGACAAATGATGTCGTCTGCGGAAGTGCATCAAGAAATcgttactttttatttctgcctTTGTCATTGTTTTCCTCACTAACACTTGTGCTTATGAGCAGAG TACAGGACGTGCAAGGCAAAGATTGCTTTCATAAAGACTTTGACAGTCCAGTCATATTGGTGCTCTGTGTGGCCTCGTATGTGgacaaaatacagaatatttgcTCTTTTGAGTGTCAGCATGACAACTGA
- the LOC121910005 gene encoding tumor necrosis factor receptor superfamily member 14-like isoform X1 yields MDSTEDGCVRALKHTRCQPGQYIRQKGTSGTDTVCDDCQPGYFSQDGVNCTAWTICAETQVMVKEGTQTNDVVCGSASRNRYFLFLPLSLFSSLTLVLMSRVQDVQGKDCFHKDFDSPVILVLCVASYVDKIQNICSFECQHDN; encoded by the exons ATGGACTCCACAGAGGACGGCTGTGTGAgagcactgaaacacacacgCTGTCAACCAGGACAATACatcagacaaaaag GAACCAGCGGAACTGATACAGTGTGTGACGACTGTCAGCCGGGCTATTTTTCACAGGATGGTGTGAACTGCACAGCTTGGACAAT TTGCGCAGAAACTCAAGTGATGGTCAAAGAAGGAACCCAGACAAATGATGTCGTCTGCGGAAGTGCATCAAGAAATcgttactttttatttctgcctTTGTCATTGTTTTCCTCACTAACACTTGTGCTTATGAGCAGAG TACAGGACGTGCAAGGCAAAGATTGCTTTCATAAAGACTTTGACAGTCCAGTCATATTGGTGCTCTGTGTGGCCTCGTATGTGgacaaaatacagaatatttgcTCTTTTGAGTGTCAGCATGACAACTGA